A portion of the Pseudarthrobacter sp. L1SW genome contains these proteins:
- a CDS encoding SDR family NAD(P)-dependent oxidoreductase has protein sequence MTSMNGTVALVTGAGSGLGQAVATGLARQGARVVVVGRSTARAEEAMEAIRALAPSAMLEPLACDLSVQSSIRAAAAGFLSRHDRLDVLVNAAGVFRKERQVTPDGLELTFATNVMAYFLLTSLLLDALKNAALAGGSARIVNVASKYGNTRLHFDDLQTAKGKYSYLRSTPPTMLARVLLTQEFAERLEGSGVVANAVHPGLVKNTSLLQDVGGPFRWITNTFGAPAEKGADTALWLATAPETAVLSGKLWAKRKELPTPGMGADPHARKRLWEACADLAHAR, from the coding sequence ATGACTTCCATGAACGGGACCGTGGCACTGGTGACAGGGGCGGGAAGCGGCCTGGGACAAGCTGTTGCAACCGGCCTTGCACGCCAAGGCGCCCGGGTGGTGGTGGTGGGCCGTTCCACGGCCCGGGCGGAGGAAGCGATGGAAGCCATCCGCGCCCTCGCCCCCTCAGCCATGCTGGAGCCGTTGGCCTGTGACCTGTCCGTCCAGTCGTCGATACGTGCTGCGGCGGCCGGGTTCCTCTCACGCCATGACCGGCTCGACGTGCTGGTCAACGCCGCGGGCGTCTTCCGAAAGGAGCGCCAGGTGACCCCCGACGGGCTCGAACTGACATTCGCCACCAACGTGATGGCCTACTTCCTGCTGACCAGCTTGCTGCTGGACGCCCTCAAGAACGCCGCCCTGGCAGGTGGAAGCGCCCGGATTGTGAATGTTGCGTCCAAGTACGGCAACACCAGGCTCCACTTCGACGACCTTCAGACGGCCAAAGGCAAGTACAGCTACCTGCGGTCCACGCCGCCCACTATGCTCGCACGGGTCCTCCTCACCCAGGAGTTCGCTGAGCGCCTTGAGGGCTCCGGAGTGGTGGCGAATGCGGTCCACCCCGGACTGGTCAAGAACACCTCGTTGCTGCAGGACGTCGGCGGCCCCTTCCGCTGGATCACCAACACTTTCGGCGCGCCCGCCGAAAAGGGGGCAGACACAGCGCTCTGGCTCGCCACTGCACCGGAAACAGCGGTACTCTCCGGAAAGCTCTGGGCAAAGCGCAAGGAGCTCCCCACCCCCGGCATGGGAGCGGATCCCCACGCCCGCAAGCGCCTGTGGGAGGCGTGCGCGGACCTTGCCCACGCCCGGTGA